Genomic DNA from Candidatus Lokiarchaeota archaeon:
AGACCATTAGCCTACCGATGTGCTCATCCTCAGCGTTTTCAACTTTAGCAGAATATACCTGAAGTTCTCTTCTCACAGGCCATTTCTGGACAAATGTCCTATCATCAAACGTATCACATTTGGACTCATCAAGAATATCTTGAACAACGGAATCATCCTTAAACACTCGATTCCAATGTTCAGCATTCTCGATGAAGGGTCGATTCCTGACTTCCGTTTCTCGTACCGAAAACATCCTCTCAAATGATTTGTTGATTCTGAGTACTTCGTTTGTTGGAGAAAGAAGCATCATGCCCTCTGTTGTTGCATCCAGCATTGCATGCATCTGACTGCGCGCATGATCCAGCGCCTTCGTTATTTCTTTGAGTTCAGCCATCAACTCGGTCAAATTATTAACTATAGTCTTCTTTTGAGTTTCAGATTTTTGGAGCTGGTCCTGAAGGACTTTTCTTTCTGTGATATTTCTCTTGGCTGCTACAAAATGGGTAATATCATCACTTGCATCTATTACCGGTCTGATTTCCATCTCCTCGTAATACTCACTGCCATCTTTTCGTCTATTAATCAGCATGCCGGACCATTTTTCACCGTTCCTAATGGATTCCCACATCTTTTCATAGAAAGAAGCATCCTGCCTTCCAGATTTTAGAACATCTATTTGACTTCCAATTGCTTCATTGAGCGTATAACCAGTCAACTCTGAATAAGCTTGATTAGCCCAGACAATGGTACCATTAGTATCAGTGACAACGAGTGCAGTAGCTCTAAGAGCTGATTCTAGAACTTGTTCCCATTCTTTTTCACGCAAAGTGCTTGGCGAATCTACCACTGCAGGTCACCGCATAACTGCCTTAATCCACCCTTCAACAATTTTGGCATCACATCCCGCTAGTAGCTTCGCAAGATGGGCTTTCAGCCGGGTAGGAGAGTATTCACGTGGATCTTCAACGTAGACAAAGGGGCTATGCTCAGATCCTTTGCAATAGTCACCCGTGAAGGGGTTAACAGAGAAATTGTGCGAATGTTTTGCGGATACAGCACTTCTACGACGCCATTCCTTGGCTCTACGATCAAATCTAATCTGGGTCGTACTCCCATATGCTTTGACCAGCTCGTAAATATGAGTCACTTTGTTACGAACCATCATGAGTTCAACAGCCAGCTTTATTCGCTCTCGATCGGTGAAAAGGCTCAGGTCGCCCTGCCGTATCTTATCAGAGAGGGTTTTCTTGAACCTGCGATTCTCAATGTAGACATTAGCCTTTTCATGGACCTCCAGTAACAAGTCTTGAGTTGTTTTATCAAGAGTTAGTGCCGTGGTTTTCTCTTCATCAGGCAGTCTCGATTCTATCTCTTGATTCTTAGTATCGCCCATCCGAGATCCCAGAAGAAACATCATCGCTTCGTAGCAATCTTTATCCCATGCTCCCATTGCTCTCATTGTTCTACCACGTAGCTGTTGCCAAGCCGTAACATTTCGAGTTGCAGTTGCATCGATAAGCAGGTTAGGTGTAGTAACATCCCAGCCAGTACGTGCCCATCTTGATACGATTATGACATTTATCGGTAGGTCTTTCGCATCTACAATTCGCGCGGTAAGATCATACATAAGCTGTTTTTTGCTGCCTTGGGCCATTTTGATAACATAGAACCTTTGTCTGCCTCCATTGGGCTGCTGAAGCTTAGATTCTATGGCATCTGAAAAACGAGAAGCGATCAGCGCATAATCATAGAAGCCGCGCATCCATTTCTCCAAATGCGGATTTGCCGTATCTAATCGGGATACTATAGTCTCTCTTTCCTCTAGATTCAATTTGTTAACAGTTTTGATAAGCGGTTGAAGCACTTCTGTGTCAAATTCAACAGGTCTCCACGCCCCCACAGAACTTAAGCTTTCTACGTAGCTAGTGATAATCTCATCAAAAGATGATTTGAAAGCTTGTAAACGTTTCGTAGGTATTTGAGTTCCTTGTGTAAGAAGACCGAACAAAGTCTGACTCAGGTCTGAACCCATGATTTCGCGCTTTATGAAAGACGCAATTCTCATAGGAATTTGCTGATTTCTTGAAAACGGCAAGTACACCTCACTTGAAAGGACAGCCATGGGAGTAAGCTCATTTTCTCCTAGCATCTGTGAAAAAATGCCAGCAACCCCTGAATAGCCTGGTTCCGCTAGACCTGACCTCCAATCAAGGCTCTTCCCTCTGCCAAAGACGATGACATTGTTTAGATCTCTTACTTGTCTCTCTGCTTGAATGACGGCACTGATGGCTTCAACTCTACCTTCACCCATTCTATAGTACAATGACCTCAGAATCCGATACAATCCCGCTATGGTATTCGATAATGTATCATCTACTTTCTCTTCAAGTTCTTTCTTAGTTGGAATTGATTGATAAGATTCTAACAGAGCATTGGCCTGAATTCGCCTTCCAAAGCCGCTAACTTTGAGTTTGGATGCTATTTCAGAACTGGTAACCAAACCAAGAAGACTCAAACGAACATCTCTAAACTTGACTAGTAGACGTCGAAATCTAATCATTCTCTTTCGTTGTGTCTTTTCGGGGTAACCAACCAATGTTTGGCGTACAAGGGCCTCATCAGACAAATTCTTGGCAATCTGGATCATGCTAATAAGTGAGAGCTCATTAAGCCCTAGGTCGCCTTCCTTTCTCCATCGTCTAAATCGTGCTTTAATTGCCTCCCTTCGATCTTTCCGATACGAGTACATATCAAGGATATCACGAGCAATGGTCAACCGTTTCTTAAAGGGAATGTCACTAAAGGTCGTCCTCAGAAAATGGGAACCCACCAAATCAGTATAATCTCTTAGAAGTGATTTATACGAACCCAGGAGCGACCGCATTTCGCTTTCTCGATCAGAGTAAGTGAATGGCACTCCGAGCTCTCCAAAAGGAGCGACGAAACCGTAGGCAATAAGATCAACAGAGGGAACGACATAAACTAGTCGAAGACCAAGCTTTTCAAAGCGCTCCCGATAGGCTTTAGCAGTACCAGAGAATCCTATGAGTCCTTCTATACTACCATCTTCAAGCCAATCCACCAACAGGCTGGTAACGGATGCAGATACTCCCTCCATATCTTGAACAACTTTGTGCACTTCATCGAGGATCACGTATCTAGTATTGCTCCCCTGAAGGAAGCGCTCAAGCGATATCTTATCGAAACCCCCTTTGCCCTTTGGTGAACCTAACTGAGCAAGTCCAGCATAAGTCATAATTAGAACTACTGGAGGTGTTTTCGACCTTTGACGCTTCATTTCGTAATCAGTTGGCGTACCGGCAAAGACATCATCTGGTGATAGTTGTAAGCCAATGGACTTGTAGCAAAGCTCACGAACCCATTGTTGTTCATAGTTGATGGTGGGTACGAGCACTAGAATCGATTCACCTGGAGAAGTAGTTTTGAGCCAATCCTGAATAGCCATCATGCCAATCAGAGTTTTTCCTGAGCCGGTTGGAGCCTCAATTAGAGGACCTTGATATCCATGACCACGGAATATCGTGAATGCATCTCGTTGATACGGTCGAGGGATTGAAGATCCTATCAAATCTCTACAGTGCCATTGCTCAATGGTTGGTCTTTCTGATTCAGGTCCAAGCAAGTCAGTAATAGTTGCGAGGAATAATTCGGAGACAAGTTCTCCAGTATCTGTCATTTCCTCGAAAAACTGCTTGAATTCAGCTGTCTTGTTCTCAATGTTGGATAGCCCTGGGAAGCCATTCATTTCAAATTCAATGTACAGCTCTTCGCCCAAGAGGGTCTGCAGACCGGCATCATCAAGATTGGTGGACATATAGGTTCTGTTGGTTCTTTCATAGGCCCCATTGGTTTTTGAAAGATGACCACTTTCCACGAGATGTCCCAAATGGCGCTCAACGGTTCTCTTCGTGGTTTTTTGGAGAAACTCATGTTCATTAATGTACTCGGTCAGCCGTGCAGCTGTCATTGACTCTATAGATTCTTCTTGAACTTTGATTAGCAGGTCCCGAATCAATTTCCCCTTAAGCTTAGGTTCCATGGCGAGATGCAGAGGAATAGCATTAGGTGCAGTGGAATGCATGTAGTTGAGTGGGGCATTTAATGCAATCAGACTCCGAAGTGAAGATACCAAACCCGCTGTATTCCTTTCCTTCAACGCAGTCCGTAAGGAACTAACAGCTTGTTCATAGTACTCGAAGAGTGCATAGAAACGGCTTTTCATCCCCGCCGTAAGCCCTTTCTCTAGGCTGGCTTCAAATTCCCGGTGTATTCTGGCTGCAAAAGACTGGGCCTGCCAACAATCTATGGCTGACTGTCTTTTTTCCTGTAGATCAGCTCCTACAGGAAGGGGTAACTCAGATAAATTGGAAGCCTGTGTTTTTGGCGGGATTTTGCCAGCGTCCCCGTCGAGTTCCCCATTTTTCATCCATTGGCCACCTTATTTTTACTTCCTTCATCAAGGAACCATTTCTTGAAAACGAACTAGAAAAATCATTTAGTAAGAGTCATCTCCTATTTCTTAGCTTTATTTTCAGAGGATTTTTGTCCTTTGAGCAAAGCTACGTTGATTCGTTCTATCAATTCCGTAGGGCTGAATGGTTTCGTAATATAGTCATCAGCTCCCGATGCAAGTCCTTCCATCATATCTTCTTCCTCAGATTTTGAAGTCAACATTATAGCAACCGGGGCGTTTTCCCCCATCTTCTTCTTAACCTCAGAAACCACTTCATACCCATCTTTCTGAGGCATCATTATATCAACCAGCATCACGTCAGGATGCTTATCAAGGACAGTTTCAATTCCTTCAACGCCATCTTTTGCTGTAATGACGCGAAACCCTTCTTTTGATAACTTGATTCGAATCAATCGCAGAATATCTTCTTCATCGTCTATTGCTACAACACGAGTCTTTCGTCTGCTTTTCCTCTTGGTCGGAACAGATGCTTGGCTCTTGACCTCATATGCAATCAAGAAAATTGCCATCGCATATCCTGCAGCTGTAACTGCAAGAGGGACAATGCAATCAGTTTCATTTTGGCTCAGAAGATGGAGAAAAGGTAACAGACCGAAGACTGAACCCAGGATTATCAGAACCAAGGCAAGTAAAAATACCAGTATTCTCCTTTGTTGCATCACGAGCTAACCCCGACCTATAGATTTCATGAGTATATATAAAGCAATTACAGACGAAAGGGTGAAGAAAACTGGATGGATAATCAGACGGTTTGAATGGTTCCCTTCGAGAGGAATTTAAGGGGGCATGTTTTCAATTATGAAGGAGATGATTACATGTCAATAGAAAGGATAGCAGTATTAGGAGCGGGACAGATGGGGAACGGAATAGCCCAAGTCTGTGCTCAAGCCGGATACAACGTAGCAATGCGGGATATCAAGCAGGAGTTCCTAGATAACGGGATGAAAACAATCCGAAAGAATCTAGAACGAGGATTGAAGAAAGACAAAATCACCGAAGAAGAAATCGAAGAAATCCTCGACTCAATTAATCCTGTCATAGATCTGGAAGAAGCAGTAGGCGATGCAGATCTCATCATCGAAGCTGTTCCAGAAATCGTCAAACTTAAGCTAGAGGTGTGGGAGGATGTAGAGAATTTCGCAAAGAAGGATGCCATTTTTGCGTCAAATACCTCAAGTATCAGCATAACACAGATGGGGGCCGTGACGAAACGGCCAGAGAAATTCATTGGTATGCACTTCTTTAATCCTGTACCTGTCATGAAGCTTGTTGAAATCATCCGTGGAGCTGCCACAGAGGATGAAACAGTAGAGGTCATCGAAACCGTCGCCGCTGAGCTTGGAAAGGAGACGGTCCTTGTTGAAGAGGCACCAGGTTTTGCTGTAAATCGGTTGCTGGTACCTGCCATAAACGAGGCGATCTTTGCAATTCAAGAAGGGGTTGCTACCGTTTCGGATATGGACAAGTCAATCGAGCTTGGCCTGAACTGGCCTATGGGACCCCTCAAACTAGCAGACTTCGTAGGATTGGACACCTTGCTACATATAGCCGATTACTTCGTTGAGGAGTTTAAAGACAGCAAGTATCGAGCACCACCACTCCTCAGGAAGCTTGTACGAGCAGGCTGGGTAGGGAGGAAGGCAGGGAAAGGGTTCTACGACTATTCAGGAGATAAGCCAAAACCATTGGAATTCTAATGAGGGGACAATCTCGGAGTTGCCTCCAGTCAGGGGGTATCGCACACCCCCTGAACTTCTTTCTTTTTGCTTCTTGAGGGCATCGAATTCCCAACAGGGACGAAGAGTTGAATAGAGTGAATGGATTGTGAAGTACCGGTGGTCTGCATGATACACGAGGTAACCGAATACATCGGTTATGATGGTAAGCGGATGTTTATGCATCTGTGGAAACCATCCGATGACAAACCTCGGGCGCTTGTTGTGGCCATCAAACGTGCTGCTTTGTCAACATTTCCCGTAATTTCCATGGGGAGGTTTTGGAGTCCCTTCTCTTCCTCAACGAAATCTTCCAATGTTCCTCTGACCTTTTCTAGAAATTTGGATGGATGGAAAGACACAACACGATAATGCTCGTTCTTTGTGAGTTGCTCGATTTCTTCCGTCAACCCACCTCCCTTTCCTTCTTCTATGATGACGAAAATATTGTGGAAATCATCTTTATCTTTGAGAACTATGTCACCCGCATCATCTACTTTCACCGCAACATGCTTAATGGAATCACCCTTCTCAAGATTCAACTCTTTCTTGTATTTTGTGAGTATCAAACCTGCAGCTCGTTCATCTGTCACATAGCCCTCTTTGAGCCACTTCTTCAGTTTGCTCTCAAGCAATTGTTTAGTGCCCTTGATGCTACCCACTGCATCTTTGATTCCTGAACTCTCAAGGAACGCGTGTGCGAATTCAGCCAATGAGCTCCGTTCTATCTCCCCGTTGGGTTTTTCGAAGTCCAGCGTTCCTTCTTTGAGGTCTAGATGATCCCTGAGCTCGGCGAATTTCGCCAAATCAATATCATCCAGCCTTGGACCTTCTAAGTTGTAGCTCTTGAAGACAGCTGGTTCAGCTGGTGTCTCCACAGGTGAGTTCGCAAACTTGTCTGTTTCGTCTGTTTCTACTTCGTATTCTGCTGCTTCAAGATCCAACCACCGTGTACCGATAGACAGCATGCCCGTATTGCCAATCAATTCATTGTCTTGCTTATTCCTCGTTGTTGACCCAAGGAATCTGGCCGCATCTCTCGTTACTGCATCGATTCCGTAGGCATACTGTCCCATGAAGAGCAGGACACAGAGCAAAGAGAGGATGATAGCAAGCTTCTTCTTCCCTGCGCCGGCTGTGACCACTGTCATAGAAATCAGCGTGACAAGTACGATTATGGAACCAATGCCACTATCCTGACTTGTTTCAGCACCGTTTTGTGAGTTCAGGGATTCGATGAGTGTATCAGGGACGAAAACTTCCCGTATCTGCGTTCTGTCCCAGCCTGCGATACCGGTCTCGCCTTCTTCATCGACTGCTTCGATTTGAGGAGTGAACACGAGTTCCGGTTCGTCCGCTGTCTGAAGCCCAGCCTTTATCTCCTTCATATTCACAAGGTCAGTCGTCCTCGCAACTCCGTTTATACCATCGATAGTCCACGCTTCCATCAAGGTATCAAGGTTCTGGCGGGCATTGACCAGTCGGCGAGCACCCATTCCGTCATCAAAGAGATCCTGTAGCGTTCCGGTGCCCCTGAGTGCCTCGACAGCTTCCCGAGATAGTGCGAGGTCAGCATCGCCATCATCATTGACAAACAGGCCCGAGTTCCTGTCGAATCGCTGTGCCACCTTTGCTGTGAAAGAATCAACGTCCAGCAGAAGCGGCATAACGGTGGGATTGAGACTATCCTTACCGATAATCATGTCAAGAGTCTCTACCACGTCAAGTTGCTTCTCATAGTCCATATCCTTGAAAGGTGACCCGTACCGGGAGCCCTGCTCAAACAAGGGTTGATTCCAGACAAGATATGGCTCCACTTCTGGAAAGTCCGCTCTGTTCGCATCCGGAGCTATGATTTTGTTCAAGTTGATATCGTGTAAACCTAGCAAATTCACGCATTCGAGTGTGTTCGCTGTCCGTAGAGCCCAATACTTTGTGTAGAAGTCACCTTCCGTAAGCCACTTGTTCAGGGTGAGTGACCCCCTGAATGATGATTGCAGGTACTGTTTAGCTATCCCAATGTCTATCGCGTCAAGCATATCCAGTATGTCAAGGGTCTCGACGATGAGCGCCGTTGTCCTGAAAGCGGGGCCGTTCTCGCCTTCCGTGACGAACCCGCCGCGATACGGACTTTGCATCTCTGCATACTGTTCAACGATAGTATCAAGAGCTATACCCATGCCGACTGGCCAGCTGTCTGGATTTTCCATCAGCAGCTTGGCCGCATCAAGGGTAGTTTCAAGGTCTGAAACAGCGCCCGGTTCTGCGGCAAACCCTTTACCATCGTAGCACTTCATGACGTACTCCGCTACGGCCATGGGTGGTTCCGGTTCTTCCTGCGACAGCTGGGCCACAGCTGTTGACGTCATCCCAGTGATGATGAACAGCGTCAGGATGCTGAATATCATCACGAATCGCTTTGCGTGGATTGCTCTAGTCAATCGTTACACCGCCTATTGATTTGCACGTTTGTTATTAACCTCCTACAATGGCAGATACAGGATGCGCTGAACAGGGTAAGGATGCCGAATACCATCACGAATTGTTTTGCG
This window encodes:
- a CDS encoding PAS domain-containing protein; translation: MVDSPSTLREKEWEQVLESALRATALVVTDTNGTIVWANQAYSELTGYTLNEAIGSQIDVLKSGRQDASFYEKMWESIRNGEKWSGMLINRRKDGSEYYEEMEIRPVIDASDDITHFVAAKRNITERKVLQDQLQKSETQKKTIVNNLTELMAELKEITKALDHARSQMHAMLDATTEGMMLLSPTNEVLRINKSFERMFSVRETEVRNRPFIENAEHWNRVFKDDSVVQDILDESKCDTFDDRTFVQKWPVRRELQVYSAKVENAEDEHIGRLMVFRDVTREREVERLKSEFVSLVTHEFRTPLTSIKGYTEMMLDGDTGRLNNEQRDFLETVLRNANHLSELVEELLDVSRIEAGAIKLNIQEIDVVPVIEDIVDRMRPQLEKKNQKLSIETPRDVPKVSADVRRTAQIILNLLSNAHKYTPSGGHIVISVEPENEYLLVNVKDNGIGLSQEEQEKIFSKFFRAENPETIKEGGTGLGLWITRSLVEMQCGEISVDSNLGEGSTFGFTIPLC
- a CDS encoding DEAD/DEAH box helicase — protein: MKNGELDGDAGKIPPKTQASNLSELPLPVGADLQEKRQSAIDCWQAQSFAARIHREFEASLEKGLTAGMKSRFYALFEYYEQAVSSLRTALKERNTAGLVSSLRSLIALNAPLNYMHSTAPNAIPLHLAMEPKLKGKLIRDLLIKVQEESIESMTAARLTEYINEHEFLQKTTKRTVERHLGHLVESGHLSKTNGAYERTNRTYMSTNLDDAGLQTLLGEELYIEFEMNGFPGLSNIENKTAEFKQFFEEMTDTGELVSELFLATITDLLGPESERPTIEQWHCRDLIGSSIPRPYQRDAFTIFRGHGYQGPLIEAPTGSGKTLIGMMAIQDWLKTTSPGESILVLVPTINYEQQWVRELCYKSIGLQLSPDDVFAGTPTDYEMKRQRSKTPPVVLIMTYAGLAQLGSPKGKGGFDKISLERFLQGSNTRYVILDEVHKVVQDMEGVSASVTSLLVDWLEDGSIEGLIGFSGTAKAYRERFEKLGLRLVYVVPSVDLIAYGFVAPFGELGVPFTYSDRESEMRSLLGSYKSLLRDYTDLVGSHFLRTTFSDIPFKKRLTIARDILDMYSYRKDRREAIKARFRRWRKEGDLGLNELSLISMIQIAKNLSDEALVRQTLVGYPEKTQRKRMIRFRRLLVKFRDVRLSLLGLVTSSEIASKLKVSGFGRRIQANALLESYQSIPTKKELEEKVDDTLSNTIAGLYRILRSLYYRMGEGRVEAISAVIQAERQVRDLNNVIVFGRGKSLDWRSGLAEPGYSGVAGIFSQMLGENELTPMAVLSSEVYLPFSRNQQIPMRIASFIKREIMGSDLSQTLFGLLTQGTQIPTKRLQAFKSSFDEIITSYVESLSSVGAWRPVEFDTEVLQPLIKTVNKLNLEERETIVSRLDTANPHLEKWMRGFYDYALIASRFSDAIESKLQQPNGGRQRFYVIKMAQGSKKQLMYDLTARIVDAKDLPINVIIVSRWARTGWDVTTPNLLIDATATRNVTAWQQLRGRTMRAMGAWDKDCYEAMMFLLGSRMGDTKNQEIESRLPDEEKTTALTLDKTTQDLLLEVHEKANVYIENRRFKKTLSDKIRQGDLSLFTDRERIKLAVELMMVRNKVTHIYELVKAYGSTTQIRFDRRAKEWRRRSAVSAKHSHNFSVNPFTGDYCKGSEHSPFVYVEDPREYSPTRLKAHLAKLLAGCDAKIVEGWIKAVMR
- a CDS encoding response regulator, translated to MQQRRILVFLLALVLIILGSVFGLLPFLHLLSQNETDCIVPLAVTAAGYAMAIFLIAYEVKSQASVPTKRKSRRKTRVVAIDDEEDILRLIRIKLSKEGFRVITAKDGVEGIETVLDKHPDVMLVDIMMPQKDGYEVVSEVKKKMGENAPVAIMLTSKSEEEDMMEGLASGADDYITKPFSPTELIERINVALLKGQKSSENKAKK
- a CDS encoding 3-hydroxybutyryl-CoA dehydrogenase, which translates into the protein MSIERIAVLGAGQMGNGIAQVCAQAGYNVAMRDIKQEFLDNGMKTIRKNLERGLKKDKITEEEIEEILDSINPVIDLEEAVGDADLIIEAVPEIVKLKLEVWEDVENFAKKDAIFASNTSSISITQMGAVTKRPEKFIGMHFFNPVPVMKLVEIIRGAATEDETVEVIETVAAELGKETVLVEEAPGFAVNRLLVPAINEAIFAIQEGVATVSDMDKSIELGLNWPMGPLKLADFVGLDTLLHIADYFVEEFKDSKYRAPPLLRKLVRAGWVGRKAGKGFYDYSGDKPKPLEF